DNA from Candidatus Saccharimonadales bacterium:
ACCGAAGATATTATGCCTCTAGAAAATCTCCACGAAAAATGGGAGTCATTTGGCTGGCATGTGCAAGAAATCGACGGACATAATATGGACAGTATTATAGATGCTTGCAGCATGGCGCGCGCCGTTGAAAACCGACCAAGTGTAATTATTGCGCATACGATTCCGGGAAAGGGTGTTGGGTACATGGAGTATGACTATCATTGGCACGGAACACCACCAAATAAATCCGAAATGGCTGGCGCACCTTCAGTTAAGGATCAAGCAAGAGTTGCATTAAACGATTTGCGTACTTTGGGCGGCAGAATTACAGGAGAACACCAATAATGCATTTAGTCAAAAATATCGGCGATAAAGATATAAAACAAGAAGCAAATCGCAAAGGTTTCGGTCGTGGGCTGCTCGAGGCAGGTAGGCAAGACAATAAAATTGTTGCGCTATGTGCCGATCTAACCGAATCTACTCAGATTTTACATTTTGCCGAAGCTTTCCCTGAGAGATATTTTAACGTAGGTGTTGCCGAGCAGAACCTTGTGACGGTGGCGAGTGGTATGGCTGCCATGGGTAAAATACCTTTTGCAAGTAGCTACGCAGCTTTTTGTCCGGGGCGATGCTGGGAACAGATTCGTACAACGATTGCGTTGAATGAACAGCCAGTGAAGCTTATTGGCTCACACGCTGGAATTAGTGTTGGTCCAGACGGAGCGACTCACCAGATGCTAGAAGATATCGCTCTTATGCGAACTATGCCTAATATGGTTGTGGTTGCTCCCTCTGATAGCATCGAGGCCGAGAAAGCCACAAAGGCGATTGCAAAAGTTAATAACGCGGTTTACATGAGATTATCGCGCGCAGATAGTCCAGTTTTTACGACCGAGCAAACACCATTTGAGCTAGGCAAGGCTTATATATATCACGAGGGGGCGGACATCGCGATAATGGCTACGGGGACCATGACTTATCAAGCTCTAGTTGCTGCAAAAGTTTTAAAAGACAGCGGAATTAGTGCCTTGGTTTTACATGTTCCAACTATAAAGCCATTAGACGAAAGTGCTGTAGTTGAGGCTGCGAAAAAATGTGGACGAGTCGTAACGGTAGAAGAGGCTCAGATTGCTGGTGGATTCGGTAGTGCGGTCACCGAACTTTTGAGTGAGTTTTTGCCAATGCCAATTTTACGATTGGGCATGAAAGATCGTTTTGGTGAATCTGGCGAACCAAATGAGTTGCTAGATCATTTCGGTTTGCTGGGCGAACATATTGCTAAGAGCGCAAAACAATGGTGCGAAAGAATGCCTCAGTTCTACAGGTAAAATTTATGCAAAATAACGAGCAAAATAATGATAATTCGCCCATAAAACTACACGGACTGGATCTAAGCACTAAGCCGGGTCTTAATTTGAGCAATAAATCAGAATCTAAACTCAGCGTTGTGCTAATGGGGGCGATTATTTTATTCGGGCTTTCGCTAATTGCCGGTGGGCTTTTTGCTTATTTTTACTTTTTTGCGCCCGATCCGGAGGAGCTGCCGGCCGTCGTTGACCCGCGTAATTCAACAACCGTCGACAAGGTGGAGTGGATCGCCCCACAGATACCGGCTAACTACGTGATTCAAAATCAAAAGACTGACACTTCTGATATTTTCGTCTACCAAGACGATGCTTCGGGTTGTAAGGTTACTACCAAAGTTGAGCCGGTCACCCAGAATAAGGAAAACTCCGGTCAGCCATATTACGTAAGGGATATTGACGCAGTGCATGAGTATGAGTTTGGGTCAGAACCGGTTAGCCAGGATGTAGGCGCTTCTGGTGTGGATATAAGTAAGCTAGAAGGCGTAAATATTTATAAGCAGTTTAATTACCAACTTGCCTCCGTTAGCTATGTGTGCAAGTCGGTTGTTTTGGATGCAAAAAAGGCTGAACTAGAAGAGTTTATAAAACAATTTATGGTTAAAACCGAAAGGGCTACATGAGCATAAAACAAATTCGCGACAACTGTGTAAGAGCTAGGCATTTAATGATGCGGTCGCGTCAACAGCATTTTGCGGTTGGAGCCTTTAATATCGACAACCAAGAAACATTAATTGCGGTTTGTCGAGCTGCTCAGGCCAGAAAATCACCAGTCTTGGTGGAGGTTAGTCAAGGCGAAGTTGACGCGATGGGACTGGAAAATATTCGTGATTTAGTTGATAACTATAAAATTGAGTATGGTCTAGAAATGTATATAAATCTAGATCACAGTCCGAGTGTTGAAGCAGCCAAGATGGGAATTGATGCTGGTTTTGAATTTATTCACATTGATGTGAGCCAAGAACGGCATGACGCCACGGATGAGGAGATCGTCGCCGCAACCAAAGAAGTTGTAAATTACGCAAAATTTACAGGCGCGCTAGTAGAAAGTGAGCCACACTATTTTGCGGGCAGCTCAAATTTGCACACCGAAAAAATCGACTACGATGAGATTAAGAAAACATTCTCTACCCCAGAAGGTGCAAAAACTTTTGTAGATGCAACTGGGATTGATACGTTTGCGGCAGCGATTGGTAATTTGCACGGAAAATATCCTGTTCCAAAGGAATTAGATTTAGAGTTGCTGCAAAAAATTCGCCAGGCAATTAGTTGCAACATTAGTTTGCATGGCGGCAGTGGAACGCCAGGTCACTACTTTACTGAGGCTGCAAAAATTGGTGTAAGCAAAATTAACATAAATTCAGACATGCGCTTTGCCTTTAGAAAAACCTTAGAAAAGGTGCTTGCCGAGAATCCGGATGAATACGCCGTAGTTAAGCTAATGCCCGAGGTTTACAAAGAGGTCCAGAAGGTTGTAGAAGAAAAAATTACCACCTTTGGTTCAGAAGGTAAAATGGTTGTATGATCCCGCGACTGAGGATGTTGTGCATAGGTACGGCAACGCAAGATGTATTTTTGCGTGGCGATATTTTTAAGGGTAAGCGCGAGAACGGCGAAATGTTTGCGCACATCCCTTTGGGTGAAAAACTCGATGTTGATGAAGTAGTTTTTACTACTGGCGGAAACGCGGCCAATGCCTCGGTTACTTTTGCGAGACAAGGATTGGACAGTAATTTTATGGGGGTGATTGGGACTGATCCGGCAGGTGAAGCAGTGCTAAGAGATCTTGACGCGGAATCTGTTGGGACTAGCCATCTGAAACAGAAAGATGATTTTAAAACTGGCTACAGTACTGTGCTTCTTGCGCCAAACGGCGAACGAACTATACTACGAAATCATGGCAACGTGATAAATGCCGATGGATCAGATATTGATCTGGACGCGATCGCGAAAGCCGATTGGTTATATTTATCTTCGCTAGGGTCGATGAGTTTGCTCGAAAAAGTCATCAGTCTTGCGGGCAAAAATGGGGTTCAAGTCGCCATTAATCCCGGCACGATGGAGCTTCGGCAAGCTTCGAAGTTACGCGATATGCTGGCCGATGTTGCGGTTTTGATTACCAACAAAGAAGAAATGCAGGAATTGGTCGAAGGGAAAACTGCCGAAGAGTTGCTGAGGCATGCAGCACAACTTGTGCCGACGGTGTTGATTTCGGATGGTCCGCGAGGCTCAATTGCTACAGATGGTAAAAAAATCGTAAAAGCTGGAATGTATAAGGACGTAAAAGTTGTAGACAGATTAGGCGCGGGCGATGCATTTGGCAGCGGGTTTGTTGCTAAATTTGCCCAAGGCGCTAGTTTGGCCGACGCTGTGGTTTTTGCTAGCGCGAATTCGACGTCTGTTGTTACAAAAATTGGCGCAAAAGCCGGGATCTTACATGCTGGCACAAAACTTAGCAAAATGCCGATACAAGAAAAGGATTTTTAATGTCAAAGTTTTTGAGCGATCTACTAAACGCCAAAGAACCGTTATTTACGAAAAGCCTGGAGCAACTTGAATCTATCTCGCATAAGCAGGGCGTGGACGCCAAACTCGTTGGCGATATTCACATAAAAGCTCGCAATTCTATAAAGGCACTCGGGCTTGATCCGGCCGATACTACAGGTCCCGAGCTGTACCATGCGCTAAACGCAAAAATCAAGACGCACGACGAGCTTTTGGCTAAAAAAATTGGCGGAAATTATAATCAGGCAGTTCAGGATTTGTTGCCATTGATCCGTGACGCAGTGGAAAAAGTAAAAATGCCACGAAATGCCTGGGTGCTTAAAAAAAGTGTAGCCAAAGAAATGCTGCGTAAAAATCCACCAAAAAATATTATGAAACGTTTGGGATACCGGTCGGTAGATAGCATGTTAAAGCGCGAAAACCTGGCCGAAATTTATGGCGCCCTGCGTTTTGCAGAGGACGGCAAGTGGCTTAATAAATTCAATGAAGGTTATAAACATTTAAAGCCTAGCGATTTTGAAACTCGTAAAATCGAGATTGTAATTATGCCCTATGACCGATGGGCAGATGATGCCGAGCCGTTTGTTCATAAAAAACGCCATAATATTACTCACCTAAAAGAGCTTGGCGTGATCTTAATGCTGCCGGTCAAAGTTAAAACTCTACCGGGTATTACAATGTGGGCGCTTTCGCTTTTGGTACATTATACAAACGAGATTAGGCTGTATAGTTCGTTTTTTAAAACCAAGCAAGTTGCACGCAACTTTGGTGATATTTTTGTGGAAACTTTGATTGCAGATCCAGATTTGGGTCCAGTCATGGCTGGTAATAAAATCCACTGGCGAGTGATTCAGCGGTATTTTGGAAAACTAGAAAACGAAAGCCACCCCGAGATTTTTGAACCCCATGTTCAACCCGAAGATTTACATTGGCGAGCTGCCGAAGAAGTTTTGTACCAAATTGAACCAGAGTTGGAGTTCTGGCGAGATCTTGATTACGTTGGATTGATGTTCCCAACAGATGTAAAAGATAGCGACAAAGCAGAGGTCGATCGTAGGACTTGGCGCCCGCTAGCTTTTAACATGCTCGACGTTGCGGCTAACTACTGTAACGAGGTTGCCTACGCAGGGCGAACAATTTACCATTTCCGCGAGAGTTTGTGGAACGAAGTTTTTATCCGTTATATGAGTCAAAAGACCTTGAAGGAACAAATTTTAAAACAGCTCGATAACGAAATGATCGCGCCGGAGGCAATCTAATGTGTACTGTAGCAACTTGGAAAGATAATGGAATCGCCGTCGTCACAGGGCGGAATATGGACTGGAAAGAAGACATGGCCAGTAAGATATGGATTTTGCCAGCCGGCCAGGAACGAAAAGGTTTTAAGGGCGGAAAATCGCTCGACTGGAAAAGTAAATATGGCAGTGTAGTGACAACTTGTTATGACATGGCAAGCGCAGACGGCATGAACGAAAAAGGCCTAAGCATGCATGTACTTTGGTTGGTGGAAAGTGACTACGGTAAACCTAAAGCCGAGCTGCCTAACCTGCTCGTAAGTTTATGGGGCCAGTATTACGTGGACAATTTTGCCACAGTAGCTGAGGCGATTGAATATACCAAGAACAACCCTTTTAATGTTGTTACAATGCCGATGCCGGGTGGTCAAAAAGCTAGCGCTACTGTGCACTTAATCATTAATGACGCCGAGGGCGATATGGCAGTTTTTGAGTACATTGATGGCCAGTTGCATATTTGGACAGGTGAACAGTATTATGTTGCTACAAACTCCCCAACATTCGATAAGCAGCTTGAAGGCTTACCAGAATATGTTGGGTTTGGCGGTCGTAAACAGATTCCAGGCGACACTTCGGCGGCCAGCAGATTTGTAAGAACCGCTTATTACATGAATCAGCTGCAGAAGCCTCAAAGTTTACGAATGACGATTGCTGGAGTAATTTCACTACTCCGCAGCGCGGCGCAACCATATAGTGTTCCAGATCCAACTCAGCCCAACATCTCGCCTACGATTTGGCGTACAGTTTGTGATCATACAAATCTAGCTTACTACTTTGAGAACACAAAAAGTCCATATTTGGTTTGGCTAAATCTCAGTGATTTTTCGTTTAATCCAGGTAGCCCAACGTTAGTATGTGACGTTAGCTCGGATTTTGATCTGCACGGTGATATAAAAGCTGAATTTAAGCCAGCTGAACCTAGCTTTACCACGATTCCTTAACTTGCTCAACCTAGCCATAAGCTTTTATACTAAAAAGCAATGAGTAAATATCAAATCTGTGTTTCAGGGGCGGCTGCTGGTGATACTGTGGAATCTTCCCATATGTTGGCTTACGCCTTGGGTGTAGCTATTGCTGAACAAGGCCACACACTTTTAACTGGGGCAACTAGCGGATTGCCACAGTATGCGGCTCGAGGCGCCAAGGACCAAGGTGGACTATCGGTTGGATTTTCGCCGGCCGGGTCGATTCGCGAACATGTAAAATCCTATAGACTGCCCGTAAAAGAATTTGACTACATAAATTTTACCAACATGGACTACGTTGGTCGCGACACTTACTTGGTGAGATCGAGCGATGCTGTAATCACGGTTGGCGGCAGAAGTGGTAGCTTGCATGAATTTAGCACTGCGATTGAGAGCCACAAAATCTGCGGCATCCTATTAGGTAGTGGCGGTGTGGCGGATTTTATACCAACCTTACTGGATAAAATTCAAATTCACGCAAAAAAAGACGACATTATCTTTGATACTGATCCAGCCCGCCTAATAAAAACAATTATAGCTAGGTTGGACAAGGAGTATGCCGACTTTAAAGACGAAATCAAGAGTCTTGAGGATCGTCCTAAGAAATCTTTGCGCGGGTAATAATAATTGCGGTATGGCGGAGCTCTCGATGAGAGCTCCGCGTGTTGCTAGAGGTCGAACTGAGCTTCCGAATCAGCTGAAGGAGCGGATGATCAGCAGGCCGCCAACCACGATCAGGACTGCCAGACCCATGACGAGCAGTAGGGGCACTGTTCGGATCCAGTCACGTGGGGTCAGCTTCTTTGACCTGGATTCCTTGCTTGCCACGTCACCACCCACCCAAGGTGTAGCCCCAGGCGATGATGCCGATGCTCAGCAGCAGGCCGCAGACGCCACACCACTGGAACGGGTACGTCTGGAGCGAGCCCCAGAGCCAGCTCAGCAGCCGACGCGGGTAGTACAGCACGATCTCGAGACCGGGCATAGTCATGCTCCCATCAGGTTGTGGATCCATCCACCTAAGCTGGCGGCGATCCCTTCGGTCAGGGCGACCGAAATCAACATTGTGATGACGGTCGAGCGGAATGTGCGGAAGGCCCGCATCTGCGCCACCTCCTCGTAGCTAGGCTACTATACCACTTTTAGGTCACATGGTCTATAGTTGAATATGATCAAATTTTAACCAACTTTAAACATCTGTCGGACGGCACCATGCATACCTTAACAGGTTAGCGTTTTTAATGTATTACAGATGTGGTAACATTGTTTTATGACTGGCTCATTTAAGTTAGTTTCTAAATATCAACCGACAGGCGACCAGCCAACTGCTATCGCTCAGCTTGTTGATGGTTTAAAAAACGGCAAAAAAGAGCAAACTCTGCTTGGTGTAACAGGCAGTGGTAAAACGTTCACGATGGCCAATATTGTGGCGCAGCGCCAAGTTCCAACCTTGGTGCTTTGCCATAACAAAACTTTAGCTGCGCAGCTCTATAGCGAGTTTAAGCAGTTCTTTCCCGAGGCCGAAGTTCATTATTTTGTAAGTTACTTTGATTACTATCAGCCTGAGGCGTACATGCCTTCGAGCGATGTTTATATAGAGAAAGACAGTAAGATAAACGAAGAAATCGACCGGTTGCGACACGCCGCAACCAGCGCGCTTTTAACTCGCCGCGATGTTTTGATCGTTGCGAGCGTGAGTTGTATTTACGGTATTGGATCTGTTGAAGATTATGGTCAGATGGCTATTACTGTCAAAAAGGGAGAACAACGTCGTCAGGATAAACTTTTGCGCTGGTTAAGCGATATTCAATATACGCGCAATGATATTGATTTTCATCGCAGTACTTTTAGGGTGCGCGGCGATGTTTTAGACGTGTTTCCGGCTGGCAGTGAGACTGCGTATCGAATTGAATTTTTCGGTGACGAAGTTGACAGGATTACGAATATCGATCCGCTGACAGGGGAAATTATAAAACAGGTTGACCAAGTTACAATCTTTCCGGGAAGTCACTATGTGACGCCACGCGAAAAGCTTAACGTTGCGATCGAAAAAATCCGCAAAGAATCCGAAGAACGGGTTAAACTTTTTGAAAGTCAAGGTAAGCTTCTTGAGGCGCAACGACTACAGCAACGCACTAAGTTCGACCTTGAAATGCTGGAGGAGACAGGGTTTGTAAAAGGCATCGAAAACTATAGCCGTTATTTAACAAATCGCGCGCCAGGCGAACAACCTGCTACTTTGATGGATTACTTTCCTGACGATTTTTTGATGTTTGTGGATGAATCGCACATGACTTTGCCGCAGGTTCGTGGCATGTACAATGGTGACCGCGCCCGCAAAGAAGTTTTAGTGGATTACGGCTTTAGGTTGCCTAGTGCGCTCGATAACCGGCCGCTAACTTTTACGGAGTTTGAGCGCCACGTTAACCAGGTAGTTTACGTTAGTGCAACGCCTGCCGAGTACGAACTAGGTCGCAGTGGCGAACCGGCACAACAAATTATTCGCCCAACCGGATTGCTCGACCCACCAATACAAATCCGCAAAATCGATGGCCAGATCGACGACTTGATTGGCGAAATTAAAGACACTATAGCAAAAAATCAACGTGTTTTAGTTACAACTTTAACTAAGCGTATGGCCGAAGATCTAACCGAATATCTTAGCGATCTGAACATCAAAGCCACCTACGTACATTCAGATGTTGATACTTTAGAACGTAGTGATATTCTGCGAGATTTGCGACTTGGAGTTTACGATGTTTTGGTGGGAATTAACTTGTTGCGCGAAGGTCTGGATTTGCCAGAGGTTAGTTTGGTTGCAATCATGGACGCCGACAAGGAGGGCTTTTTGCGTTCGGCGCCAGCACTTATCCAAACTGTTGGCCGTGCCGCTAGACACGTCGATGGTCGGGTTATTATGTACGCCGATGTCATTACAAAAAGTATTCAGCAAACCCTAGACGAAACCACTCGTCGCCGCAAAATTCAAGATGCCTACAATAAAAAACACGGAATTACTCCGACGGGAGTTAGTAAAGAAATAGAAGAAGGTTTGCGTGCGGTTATTCCTAAAGAAGCCCAAATGGTTAAGCGTGATATTAACAAGATTCCCAAAGAGGAATATGCTCGAGTCATCAAGGATCTTACGGCTGAAATGGATTTAGCCGCTGCGAATTTGCAGTTTGAAACGGCTGCCGAATTACGTGATTTGATAAATGAACTTAAATCAAAACAGTAGTTTAGATCGTTGATATTGTAAACTCTTCTGCTGGTCGTAAAATGTGTCCATCTCACCAAGAGATGCGTTTTAGAGGCTACGATCACCGAGGAGGTGTTTCATGAAGATCATCGCCAAGATTGTGTCGCGCTTCGGTGCGCTGCTCCGGGCCGATTGCACCTGCGCATGCTGGCAGTGTACTGTTCAGTCCTCGCACTGTCGCAACAGGTCCAACGGCTGCGTCTACTGATCCTCTATCTGTCTGGTGGCAGTCTCGTGTATGTTCACGGGGCTGCCACCACGCCTACCAACTTTTAATAATCGAAATTTTATTTTATAATATAGTTGCAACATCGAGACGGGAGCAGTTCGTGGTTTACTTGAAGGGCAAACCGGGAGTGGATTTCGCGGTTTGTGTCTGTGGCTGCAGGGTTTGTTTGCCGCCGATTTTTGGGCGTCAGCCCGAGACACATTGCGCCGAAGCAACTACGGGATGTATGTTTATCGTTCCGAAAGAGGAGGACTCGCAAGAGGCTTACATTCTGCGTCGCACGATCACAGCTCCAACTCGCTAAGCGATCCGCCCTAGGGTCGAGTCAGGGTTGCGCTTTGCTTAAGGCTTAGTGCGCTCAGGCGGTTGTAGGCGCCGCTATATAAAATGCCTACAAAATCACTGAACTTATATCTGTTGACGGCCACCCTAACAGTGGTTATACTAAAGCCAATGAGCAAAATTACTAGCAATGAAGTGCGTAGAATTGCGGCGCTTGCAAAAATTGCAATTACCGACAAAGAAGCCGAGAAATTCACGGATGAATTGGCTTCTATTCTAAAGTATGTAGAGCAGCTCGATTCAGTTGACACCGAAGGACTGGAACCAACATATCAGGTTACGGGCTTGGTTAACGTCAATCGAAAAGATGAGCTCCAAAATTACGGCGTAGATCAACAAGGTTTACTAAAAAATGTTCCTCAAACCAAAGATAACTATATTGAAGTCCCAAAGGTTCTATGATTACAATCCCACAGATTACCGATGCTATTAACAAGAAGAAACTATCGGCTCGTGCTGCCGTTGAACAAGCTCTAAAAAAGTTGCGAGATTCCGCTGAATATAACTTGGTAATTAGCGAATGTGGCGATATGGCCTTAGCTCAAGCCGATGCTATAGATGCTAAAATCGCTGCCGGCGAACAAGTTGGTCGGTTGGCTGGCGTGCCTTTTATCGCCAAGGATAACTTTTTGACTTTTGGCGGCGACACAACTGCGGCCAGTAATATTTTAAAAGGTTTCAAAGCTCCATATCAATCCACCGCAATCGAAAAACTGCAAGCCGAGGGAGCGATTTTAATTGCAAAAGCTAACCTTGATTCCTTTGGTCACGGCGGTAGTACCGAAAACAGCGACTTTGGCGTAACAAAAAATCCTCACGATAAAACTCGGGTAGCTGGCGGTTCGTCTGGCGGCTCTGCAGCGGCAGTAGCTCTGGATATTGTGCCTTTTGCGCTAGGCACTGACACTGGGGGTTCTAGTCGTCAGCCTGCGAGTTTTTGTGGAGTTTATGGAATTAAGCCAACTTACGGAATGGTTTCACGCTATGGGGTTGTGGCTATGGCAAGTAGCACTGACACTGTTGGACTACTTTGCAATACGGCCGAGGATGCCAGCTTGATTTATGACATTATAGCCGGTAAAGATCCGCTGGACTCTACTAGTTTGCCTGACAGGCCTAAGAGTTTTTTGGTAAAAGATAATCCTGTGAAATCGCTTAAAGTCGGAATCATAAAAGAGGCCATGACTGACGTCGTCCAACCCGAAGTTTTAAAAGTTGTTCGCGAGCAAGCCAAACAACTTCAAAAACTAGGTCACGAGGTAACGGAGGTTAGCGTTCCGTCGAGCATTCTAGCACTGGCGGTTTATTATATTGTGGTGCCTGCCGAAGTCAGTAGTAATCTTAGCCGATACGACGGAGTGCGTTACGGTTACAGCGACAAAGATGCCAAAACTCTGGACGAGCTTTATGGTTTGAGTCGCGACCATGGTTTTAACGCCGAGAACAAACGTCGAATTTTAATTGGTACCTATGTGTTAAGTAGTGGTTACATTGACGCCTATTATCGCAAGGCGCAGACTGTTCGTACAAAATTAATTAACGAGTTTGCCGAGCTTTTTGCCGATTATGACGTATTGATCTGCCCGGTCGCTCCAACTACGGCTTTTAAAATTGGTGAAAACACGGCTGACCCGCTACAAATGTACTTAACTGATGTCATGACGGTTAGTCCGAGCTTGGCAGGTTTGCCGGCAATAAGCGTTCCGGCTGGATTTGACGATAATAATTTACCGATAGGGTTGCAGCTAATCGGCGCGCAAAAATCTGATCCGTTATTGCTTAGCTTAGCTGCTCAGCTAAAAGGAGCGAAGTAATGGTTATGGATGAAGTTTTAATTACCTTTTTGGCAGTTGCGCTTGTTATTGCTCTAGCTCTATTTATTTACATCGGTGTGTTTGGCAAAAAACATAGTTCACTTGACCGCGACTACTACCAACGTCAGTGGGCAATTATCAATCGCCAGCTCGACGGAAGTCAGGCAGAACTACATCAAGCTGTTTTTGAAGCCGATAAGCTCTTAGATCGTGCCCTAAAAGAAAAAGGAATGCGCGGTCAAACCATGGGTGATCGATTAAAAAGTGCTAAAACCTTATTTAGTAATAACAACGCCGTTTGGCAAGCTCATAAAATGCGAAATCGTTTAGCTCATGAGACAGGAGTTAGATTTACGCAGGGTGAAGTCCGCGGGGCAATGACTAGTTTTAAAACCGGCTTAAAAGATTTAGGTGCGCTATGAAAAATCTAGAAAATTATGAACCAACTATCGGAATCGAATGTCATGTCCAGCTAAGTACTGCGACAAAGTTATTTTCGGGTGCGAGCAACGACGACAGGGGTCAAGCTCCGAACACCGTAGTTTCACCTATTTGTTTTGGGTTACCCGGTACTTTGCCGGTATTGAACGAACGCGCCGTGGAACTTGCCATTAGGGCCGGCCACGCACTAAACGCAAAAATTGCCACGGTTAGCAGTTTTGATCGAAAACATTATTTTTATCCAGATCTACCAAAAGGCTATCAGATTACACAGCTTGATCGCCCGATCGTTGGTGAGGGTAAGATTAAAATTAAAGCCGACGGGCGCGAAATCGAAGTGCGGATTAACCGTGCACACCTCGAAGAAGACGCTGGTAAGTTGACTCACCCGAGCGGTGCTGCCTATAGCCTAGTTGACCTAAACCGGGCGGGAACTCCTTTGCTCGAGATTGTAAGTGAGCCAGACATGCATAGTGCAGCTCAGGCTAAAGCATATGCCGAAGAACTTTATTTGCTTATGAAATATGCGGGAGTGACTCGTGGCGACCTGCAACATGGTAATATGCGTTTTGATGTCAATATTTCGGTTGCAAAAAAAGGTGCAGATAAATGGGGCACGCGCGTAGAAATTAAAAACCTAAATTCGTTTAGGGCCGTCGAGCGAGCTGTTGAATATGAAGTCAAACGTCACGTCGAGCTCGTCGAAAAAGGCGAAAAAATTCGTCAGGAGACTCGTGGTTGGGACGACGCCAAGCAAAAAACAATCAGTCAACGCAGCAAAGAAGAAGCTATGGATTATCGCTATTTCCCTGAGCCCGATCTGCCACCGATTGAACTGAGCGTGGGCCAGATCAAAAAGGTTGTAGAATCTATGCCAAAACTGCCGCCGCAACTTAGATTCGAGCTTGAAAGTAAAGGAATCGAAAAATCAATTGCCGAGACACTAATTTTGCAGGACGCACTGACAAATGCGAATTATGTATTTACTGTACTGGGGGTCGGGGAAAAATCTGGCACGAAAGCGGCGCAGTTTGCGGCAAACTTTTTGGTGAATCGTGATATTAAACAGCGTCAGGAAACAGAAGAAAACTTGGCGATCGCAGACGTAAGCCAGTTTAGTGATGTTTATCAGATGTTTAGCGCCAATGAACTTAGTTCAAATGCTGCCGACCAGCTGTTATTTGCGCTTAGGGGTAACGCTGGGGCTGACGCCAGAGCAGAGGCGAATGCTCTTGGATTGGTTCAGGAAAACGACGAAGATGCTATGCGCCAAATTGTGAACGAAGTCTTGCAGGCTAATGTAAAAGCCGCCGAAGATGTTAAAAATGGCGAGCTCAAAGCGATTGGCTTTTTAGTTGGCCAGGTCATGAAAGCAAGTAAAGGCAAAGCAAACCCCGAGCTTGCTAAAAGCCTGATCCAAGATCTACTAAAATAGCCGCGATGGCTGTATAATTTGGATAACTACTTATAAAATGGAGGGTAGTTTTTTATGAGGTTACCAACTAAAGCTGTAATTGCAGCCGCCGGGCTGGGCACGCGTTTCTTGCCGCAAACTAAGGCAATGCCAAAAGAGATGCTGCCAATAGTAGACAAACCGGTTATTCAGATAATTGTTGAACAACTCGTAGAAGCGGGCGTAACGGATGTAATCATTGTTACTGGATCTACAAAACGAGCAGTGGAAGATCATTTCGAC
Protein-coding regions in this window:
- the gatC gene encoding Asp-tRNA(Asn)/Glu-tRNA(Gln) amidotransferase subunit GatC, with protein sequence MSKITSNEVRRIAALAKIAITDKEAEKFTDELASILKYVEQLDSVDTEGLEPTYQVTGLVNVNRKDELQNYGVDQQGLLKNVPQTKDNYIEVPKVL
- the gatA gene encoding Asp-tRNA(Asn)/Glu-tRNA(Gln) amidotransferase subunit GatA, with amino-acid sequence MITIPQITDAINKKKLSARAAVEQALKKLRDSAEYNLVISECGDMALAQADAIDAKIAAGEQVGRLAGVPFIAKDNFLTFGGDTTAASNILKGFKAPYQSTAIEKLQAEGAILIAKANLDSFGHGGSTENSDFGVTKNPHDKTRVAGGSSGGSAAAVALDIVPFALGTDTGGSSRQPASFCGVYGIKPTYGMVSRYGVVAMASSTDTVGLLCNTAEDASLIYDIIAGKDPLDSTSLPDRPKSFLVKDNPVKSLKVGIIKEAMTDVVQPEVLKVVREQAKQLQKLGHEVTEVSVPSSILALAVYYIVVPAEVSSNLSRYDGVRYGYSDKDAKTLDELYGLSRDHGFNAENKRRILIGTYVLSSGYIDAYYRKAQTVRTKLINEFAELFADYDVLICPVAPTTAFKIGENTADPLQMYLTDVMTVSPSLAGLPAISVPAGFDDNNLPIGLQLIGAQKSDPLLLSLAAQLKGAK
- the gatB gene encoding Asp-tRNA(Asn)/Glu-tRNA(Gln) amidotransferase subunit GatB, translating into MKNLENYEPTIGIECHVQLSTATKLFSGASNDDRGQAPNTVVSPICFGLPGTLPVLNERAVELAIRAGHALNAKIATVSSFDRKHYFYPDLPKGYQITQLDRPIVGEGKIKIKADGREIEVRINRAHLEEDAGKLTHPSGAAYSLVDLNRAGTPLLEIVSEPDMHSAAQAKAYAEELYLLMKYAGVTRGDLQHGNMRFDVNISVAKKGADKWGTRVEIKNLNSFRAVERAVEYEVKRHVELVEKGEKIRQETRGWDDAKQKTISQRSKEEAMDYRYFPEPDLPPIELSVGQIKKVVESMPKLPPQLRFELESKGIEKSIAETLILQDALTNANYVFTVLGVGEKSGTKAAQFAANFLVNRDIKQRQETEENLAIADVSQFSDVYQMFSANELSSNAADQLLFALRGNAGADARAEANALGLVQENDEDAMRQIVNEVLQANVKAAEDVKNGELKAIGFLVGQVMKASKGKANPELAKSLIQDLLK